A stretch of the Pseudopipra pipra isolate bDixPip1 chromosome 11, bDixPip1.hap1, whole genome shotgun sequence genome encodes the following:
- the CAMKV gene encoding caM kinase-like vesicle-associated protein isoform X1, whose product MPFGCVTLGDKKDYNQPSEVTDRYDLGQVIKTEEFCEIFRAKEKTTGKLYTCKKFLKRDGRKVRKAAKNEIIILKMVKHPNILQLVDVYITRKEYFIFLELATGREVFDWILDQGYYSEKDTSNVIRQVLEAVAYLHSLKIVHRNLKLENLVYYNRLKNSKIVISDFHLAKLENGLIKEPCGTPEYLAPEVVGRQRYGRPVDCWAIGVIMYILLSGNPPFYEEADEDDYENHDKNLFRKILAGDYEFDPPYWDDISQAAKELVTRLMEVEQDQRITAEEAISHEWISGNAASDKNIKDGVCAQIEKNFARAKWKKAVRVTTLMKRLRAPEQTETATAAAPASAAAPAAAPAATPAPAAAAAPAAAATDSAAAAATDPAAAATEPTTPAPATATAPAPAPTTEPAAPAAATEPAAPAAPGTPPAAAQPPASGTPPPTTSNGAGAAAEPPSEQSG is encoded by the exons ATGCCGTTTGGCTGCGTGACACTGGGAGACAAGAAAGATTATAACCAGCCGTCCGAGGTGACTGACAGATATGACCTGGGCCAGGTCATCAAAAC GGAAGAGTTCTGTGAAATCTTCCGGGCCAAGGAGAAGACGACGGGGAAGCTCTACACCTGCAAGAAGTTTCTGAAGCGGGACGGGCGGAAAGTGCGGAAGGCAGCCAAAAACGAGATCATCATCCTCAAAAT GGTAAAGCACCCCAACATCCTACAACTAGTGGATGTCTACATCACCCGCAAGGAATATTTCATCTTCCTGGAGCT GGCCACTGGCCGGGAGGTCTTTGACTGGATCCTGGATCAGGGCTACTACTCCGAGAAGGACACCAGCAATGTCATCCGGCAGGTGCTGGAGGCTGTTGCCTACCTGCACTCGCTCAAGATCGTCCACAGGAACCTCAAG ctggagaacCTGGTGTACTATAACCGCCTGAAGAACTCCAAGATCGTCATCAGCGACTTCCATCTGGCCAAGCTGGAGAACGGGCTCATCAAGGAACCCTGCGGCACCCCTGAGTACCTGG CTCCGGAGGTGGTGGGGCGGCAGCGGTACGGGCGGCCGGTGGACTGCTGGGCCATCGGTGTCATCATGTATATCCT CCTCTCTGGGAACCCCCCTTTCTACGAGGAGGCAGACGAGGATGACTATGAGAACCACGACAAGAACCTCTTCCGCAAAATCCTGGCTGGGGACTACGAGTTTGACCCGCCGTACTGGGATGACATCTCACAGGCAG cCAAGGAGCTGGTGACACGCCTGATGGAGGTGGAGCAGGACCAGCGGATCACAGCGGAGGAGGCCATCTCCCACGAGTG GATCTCTGGGAATGCCGCCTCTGACAAGAACATCAAGGATGGAGTCTGTGCTCAGATCGAGAAGAACTTCGCCCGGGCCAAGTGGAAG AAAGCCGTGCGAGTGACCACGCTCATGAAACGCCTGCGGGCGCCCGAGCAGACGGAGACGGCGACGGCCGCGGCACCGGCCTCGGCAGCAGCCCCGGCAGCAGCTCCGGCCGCCaccccggcccccgccgccgccgcggcccccgctgccgccgccacGGActctgccgccgccgccgccacggaccctgccgccgccgccacgGAGCCCACGACCCCGGCCCCCGCCACTGCcacggccccggccccggcccccacCACGGagcccgcagcccccgccgccgccacgGAGCCCGcggcccccgcagcccccggcacGCCACCCGCCGCCGCGCAGCCCCCGGCCTCCGGCACGCCGCCCCCCACCACGAGTAacggggccggggcggccgcCGAGCCCCCCAGCGAGCAGAGCGGCTGA
- the CAMKV gene encoding caM kinase-like vesicle-associated protein isoform X2 codes for MVKHPNILQLVDVYITRKEYFIFLELATGREVFDWILDQGYYSEKDTSNVIRQVLEAVAYLHSLKIVHRNLKLENLVYYNRLKNSKIVISDFHLAKLENGLIKEPCGTPEYLAPEVVGRQRYGRPVDCWAIGVIMYILLSGNPPFYEEADEDDYENHDKNLFRKILAGDYEFDPPYWDDISQAAKELVTRLMEVEQDQRITAEEAISHEWISGNAASDKNIKDGVCAQIEKNFARAKWKKAVRVTTLMKRLRAPEQTETATAAAPASAAAPAAAPAATPAPAAAAAPAAAATDSAAAAATDPAAAATEPTTPAPATATAPAPAPTTEPAAPAAATEPAAPAAPGTPPAAAQPPASGTPPPTTSNGAGAAAEPPSEQSG; via the exons AT GGTAAAGCACCCCAACATCCTACAACTAGTGGATGTCTACATCACCCGCAAGGAATATTTCATCTTCCTGGAGCT GGCCACTGGCCGGGAGGTCTTTGACTGGATCCTGGATCAGGGCTACTACTCCGAGAAGGACACCAGCAATGTCATCCGGCAGGTGCTGGAGGCTGTTGCCTACCTGCACTCGCTCAAGATCGTCCACAGGAACCTCAAG ctggagaacCTGGTGTACTATAACCGCCTGAAGAACTCCAAGATCGTCATCAGCGACTTCCATCTGGCCAAGCTGGAGAACGGGCTCATCAAGGAACCCTGCGGCACCCCTGAGTACCTGG CTCCGGAGGTGGTGGGGCGGCAGCGGTACGGGCGGCCGGTGGACTGCTGGGCCATCGGTGTCATCATGTATATCCT CCTCTCTGGGAACCCCCCTTTCTACGAGGAGGCAGACGAGGATGACTATGAGAACCACGACAAGAACCTCTTCCGCAAAATCCTGGCTGGGGACTACGAGTTTGACCCGCCGTACTGGGATGACATCTCACAGGCAG cCAAGGAGCTGGTGACACGCCTGATGGAGGTGGAGCAGGACCAGCGGATCACAGCGGAGGAGGCCATCTCCCACGAGTG GATCTCTGGGAATGCCGCCTCTGACAAGAACATCAAGGATGGAGTCTGTGCTCAGATCGAGAAGAACTTCGCCCGGGCCAAGTGGAAG AAAGCCGTGCGAGTGACCACGCTCATGAAACGCCTGCGGGCGCCCGAGCAGACGGAGACGGCGACGGCCGCGGCACCGGCCTCGGCAGCAGCCCCGGCAGCAGCTCCGGCCGCCaccccggcccccgccgccgccgcggcccccgctgccgccgccacGGActctgccgccgccgccgccacggaccctgccgccgccgccacgGAGCCCACGACCCCGGCCCCCGCCACTGCcacggccccggccccggcccccacCACGGagcccgcagcccccgccgccgccacgGAGCCCGcggcccccgcagcccccggcacGCCACCCGCCGCCGCGCAGCCCCCGGCCTCCGGCACGCCGCCCCCCACCACGAGTAacggggccggggcggccgcCGAGCCCCCCAGCGAGCAGAGCGGCTGA